A DNA window from Oculatellaceae cyanobacterium contains the following coding sequences:
- a CDS encoding Calx-beta domain-containing protein, whose protein sequence is MNTLPTDILTQTYNKLSAFASLENFWDIFNTAFGKEYNRRAAGSLRSQWLSNDFSQFPQIEIIDSSILGSANGAYGISTNKIYLSDSFVANATPTAISAVLLEEIGHFVDAVVNQTDSAGDEGAIFAALIQGQSLDAATLQELKAEDDSGIIKVNGDAIAVENAVTPIASTGLNALLNETGKIYLSVDGSGTDSSSGVVQVLKNPGATVRKAYLIGDGVSSSGVGTSASVNGTTITWDRIESTPWAGGDFYSYLSDVTSLVKSTIDAAAAGTLNISVDEGFQSLSYEGLALAVVFDDPNQTVDQSVILYFGGLSPTGGTSTINFSSPVNTNSTLAATLGLGIGFSYNDFSITQTSQVKVNGQLLTSVAGNYDDGQAANGKLFTIGGLGDSPNNPSPSSTDVTTDDELYNLLPFINNGDTSLTLNTVNPSNDDHIFFAHLTLQGISGTDSTNVVTLAIAPASVNEDGTANLVYTFTRSGATSNALTVSYTVGGTATFNTDYTQIGAPSFTATTGTITFAAGVSTATLTIDPKADTTIETNETVALTLAAGTGYAVGTSTAVTGTITNDDPKITLAVAPASVNEDGTTNLVYTFTRTGATASALTVSYTVGGTATFNSDYTQAGAASFTATTGTVTFAAGSSTASVTINPTTDTTVESNETVALTLAAGTGYTIATTSAVTGTIVNDDITLFPGSLSFSAPQFSVNEDGTPIAAVTVTRTEGNDGAISAKINLNDGTAKAPIDYNNTAITVNLAAGEISKTVNIPIVNDTTPELDETLQLTLTTPTGGATIGQQNSASLTIIDNDAGLLITGLPQGASGSNKGQTTIVISGQNFLPTDQISLIAPNGAEKVASKVYWVNETEAWATFDLQGLTTGNYDVKVNNGQNSSVSNDSLTVTDGLLGNVQVQLSYPAQGFVTVNYTNVGETDVTAPLFRILPTNAQVTYPEENTVSATLRQLLNLSVGTSDNGATGILAPGESGKFSFAYTPNGNGLISFDVEQVNPSEVINWASIKAESRADYSFIDAAGWDAIWSNLTAAVGTTAAQFQAVMTENANYLSQLGQPTNDLTRLFAFEWKQAVNTLTNVDLLSTTDVVDAAPGLSLTFNRTFHQSIAERYNLGTLGRGWSSQWDLRATTDSQGDVVIRSVGDLQRLFEKQTDGTYLEDGGATLTIVSGQYRLKEINGLVSLFGTDGKLSYVEETNGNRITLQYTNNLLTKLVHTNGDSLTLAYNAQGRISQITDSTAQFTSYSYDATGERLLSVTTTDGTTTYTYDTGSVAAKKYSLLSVTSDLGYQRTFEYDNQGRLTKEFSNGQTEALTYSYDNTGGVTITDSTGASQTILLDDRGNGGQIRGVNNQNLLFSYDADGNLTSATLPNGSQPSYSYDANGNLTTQTNLLGQDVTFTYDATFNQLTGFTDPKGNGVSYSYDTKGNLNKITYPDGSFQQLSVDALGNITSAVNRRGNTIQYTYSTSGLLTKKQFTDGSNVSYSYDTKGNLTSVTDATGMITMQYDTANQLTKITYPTGRSLTYTYNADGQRTKLVSQDGYTVNYGYDTVGRLKTLTNATGQSIISYDYDNAGRLTKETNGNGTYTTYEYDQQSQLIRLSNYKADNTVNSKFEYAYDNLGRRTSMTTLEGTFQYGYDATGQLTSVVTPTNRTINYQYDAAGNRLGVTDSGATTDYTTNDLNQYINFGNAGYTYDKDGNLIGKIEGGQTSTYTYDVENRLVKVVSPQGTWEYQYDGLGNRVATVLNGQRTEYLLDPTGLGDIVGEYNGSTLVANYTHGIGLVSRVNGSNSNYYDADAIGSTIGLTASDGSYVNRYSYLPFGEDLTKVEGVANPFEYVGQWGVMDEGNGLDFMRARFYDTGLGRFTSVDPIGLNGEDTNFYRYVENNPVSFADPEGLWISVAVRIGSAALKLAQPLGRNITKAAKELNRNKDTLSKNEKIAEEIARKAGGGKKPIHHDPHQPGQRPHFHPADPKNPAKQDPNKGHSFYNIFPFIPLLPKPPEDPTPPNTPTPGGGTYNDPHLQTLDGLGYDFQTVGEFTLVKSTTDDFEIQTRQQPWGGSTSASANTAIAIKSGDQRIAIYANQTNPVIINGTAVTIPEGGLYAVGQNLIIRQGSQYSIITPNNDLILVSNRGTWLNINLGLADDRQGKVIGLLGNNNGSTNDDFALRNGTVIGSAISNQQLYGDYANSWRITQPTSLFDYAAGTSTATFTDLSFPSNIITSATLTPEQRAAAEEIARNAGITDPDVLEDVILDIFISNGNTDLIQGAIDQQRIETVTAPNTLINPDGTGTQHWLSANAIIPYTIRFSNNAAQGTTPVAQVSITQQLDSDLDLNTFTLNDFGFGDITVDVPTGLQNYSQRLDLRTTKGVFVDVNAGLNASTGVVTWTFTAIDPTTGNPANSTTQGFLPPNDQNDAGQGFVGYTIQPKANSITSARIDAQANITFNSQTPIQTTPVFNTLDGDAPTSKVNALSANSNPNFTVSWAGSDTGSGIAAYDIFVSTDGGQYTLWKDDITGISATYTGQAGHAYGFYSVATDNLGLTEIAPTQADTVTTVGTTQAGVIAFSAISYSINENGTATTPIALTRTNGSVGAVSVTLTPINGTATSPSDYNNSPIVVNFADGETIKTVNIPIANDTVYEANETIKLTLSNPTGGATLGTTKNATLTITDNDTQPVISLSANQSILEGLTTPQNVSYTVSLSNPSSQIITVNYATANGTAQAGSDYTNTTGTLTFSPGVTSQIINIPILNDAVNETDEVFTLTLTNPTNATLASTVVVTTTISDTLSASTTTTLPENLENLALTGTAAINGTGNAGNNVLTGNNANNTLSGQAGNDTLDGGGGVDKLIGGLGDDNYIVDTTTDTITELANQGIDTIQSSVTYSIAPFVNIENLTLTGIDAIAATGNSGNNVFIGNSGNNTLTGDSGSDQLNGGLGIDTLIGGLGDDAYIVDTTTDTINEIASQGTDTVQSSVTFSIANLGNIENLTLTGNSAIAGTGNSGNNVLTGNAGNNTLDGNTGVDTLIGGLGNDIYVVDTTTDTITEQNNEGTDAVKSSVSYNLATMANVENLTLTGNSPLNATGSTGNNVLIGNSGNNTLNGDVGNDNLNGGAGVDTLIGGLGNDIYVVDTTTDTITEQNNEGTDTVQSSVTFSIASLTNIENLTLTGTTANNGTGNTGNNVLIGNSSNNTLNGNTGNDTLNGGAGVDALIGGLGDDTYAVDTTTDTINEISGQGTDTVKSSVTYSIATLTNVENLSLTGIEAINGTGNAGNNVITGNSANNTINGGAGVDTLIGGLGDDTYIVDSTTDIITEPANQGIDIVRSSANFSIATLTNLENLTLTGTTATNATGNAGNNVLTGNSASNTLTGNAGNDTLTGATGIDTLIGGFGDDTYIVDTTTDTITEAANQGLDTVQSNVTYSLANLTDTENITLTGTTAINGTGNAGNNVLTGNSTNNTLTGDAGNDTLTGNAGVDTLIGGLGDDVYVVDSTTDTITEVATQGADTVQSRVTYSLGTMADVENLTLTGTAAINGTGNTGNNVITGNSANNTLKSDAGDDTLSGDAGNDILYAETGNDWLIGGLGNDILDGGADTDTFAWDATALNSSDVVAGGVDTLLNPAGDRLNFTSNVENLLNIGGLSLASLTADTTLTNTATSNISFGTGNSVRFVNSILQLDLDGNGSFSAASDFQIKLNGVNSLIYNAAVDYFIAI, encoded by the coding sequence TGCTGCTGCTGGGACACTCAATATTTCAGTTGACGAAGGCTTTCAATCTTTATCTTACGAAGGATTAGCTCTTGCCGTCGTTTTTGACGATCCCAATCAGACTGTGGATCAAAGCGTTATTTTATACTTTGGTGGCTTGAGTCCTACGGGTGGAACTTCAACGATCAACTTTTCTTCCCCTGTTAATACTAACTCAACTCTTGCAGCTACCTTGGGCTTAGGTATTGGATTCAGTTACAATGATTTTAGCATTACTCAGACATCTCAAGTTAAAGTTAACGGTCAGCTATTAACTTCTGTAGCGGGCAATTATGATGATGGTCAAGCAGCCAACGGAAAACTCTTTACCATCGGTGGTTTGGGTGATAGTCCCAACAACCCATCTCCATCTAGTACAGATGTAACAACAGATGATGAACTTTACAATCTGTTACCTTTTATCAACAATGGGGATACCAGTCTTACACTCAACACGGTTAACCCCTCAAATGACGATCATATTTTCTTTGCTCATCTAACTCTACAAGGTATTAGTGGAACTGATTCTACAAACGTTGTCACATTAGCTATTGCGCCTGCGAGTGTTAACGAAGATGGAACTGCCAACCTTGTTTACACCTTCACTCGTAGCGGTGCTACTAGCAATGCTTTAACTGTTAGCTATACAGTTGGGGGAACTGCTACCTTTAATACTGATTACACTCAAATTGGTGCTCCTAGTTTCACAGCTACCACAGGAACAATTACCTTTGCAGCAGGTGTCAGTACCGCCACTTTAACCATTGACCCCAAAGCTGATACTACCATCGAAACTAATGAAACCGTTGCATTAACTCTAGCTGCTGGTACAGGTTATGCTGTGGGGACAAGCACCGCCGTTACAGGAACGATTACTAATGATGATCCAAAAATTACCCTCGCCGTAGCTCCAGCTAGTGTCAATGAAGACGGTACAACAAACCTAGTTTATACCTTCACTCGTACTGGTGCTACTGCCAGTGCTTTAACTGTTAGCTATACAGTTGGGGGTACAGCTACCTTCAATAGTGACTACACTCAAGCTGGTGCAGCCAGTTTTACAGCTACTACCGGAACTGTTACTTTTGCTGCTGGTTCTAGTACAGCCAGTGTTACGATAAATCCCACTACTGATACTACAGTTGAATCCAACGAAACCGTTGCTTTAACTCTTGCTGCTGGTACGGGTTATACCATAGCTACGACTAGCGCAGTTACAGGAACAATTGTTAATGATGACATTACACTATTTCCAGGTAGTTTAAGCTTTAGTGCCCCTCAATTTAGTGTCAATGAAGATGGTACACCTATTGCTGCTGTAACTGTTACTCGCACTGAGGGAAATGATGGAGCAATTAGCGCCAAAATCAACTTAAACGATGGAACTGCCAAAGCTCCAATCGACTACAACAATACTGCCATTACTGTTAATTTAGCTGCTGGAGAAATCAGTAAAACTGTTAATATTCCCATCGTTAATGACACAACACCAGAACTAGATGAAACTCTCCAATTGACTCTGACAACTCCAACCGGAGGGGCAACCATCGGACAACAAAATTCTGCCAGTCTTACTATTATTGATAATGATGCGGGTTTGTTAATTACCGGACTTCCTCAAGGAGCATCAGGAAGTAATAAAGGTCAAACAACAATTGTTATTTCAGGGCAGAATTTTTTACCAACGGATCAAATTAGCTTAATTGCTCCCAATGGCGCAGAAAAGGTCGCTAGTAAAGTTTATTGGGTGAATGAAACAGAAGCTTGGGCAACTTTTGACTTGCAGGGTTTAACCACTGGTAACTACGATGTCAAAGTTAATAATGGACAAAATAGCTCAGTTTCTAACGATTCTTTGACAGTAACAGATGGTTTGCTTGGCAATGTTCAGGTGCAGTTGAGTTATCCAGCACAAGGGTTTGTTACTGTCAATTATACTAATGTCGGTGAAACAGATGTTACCGCGCCTTTGTTCAGAATATTGCCAACTAATGCTCAAGTAACATACCCTGAAGAAAATACAGTTAGTGCTACTCTGCGTCAACTGCTGAATTTAAGTGTAGGAACAAGTGATAATGGAGCAACAGGAATTTTAGCGCCTGGTGAAAGTGGTAAATTTTCCTTTGCATATACTCCCAACGGTAATGGCTTAATTTCCTTTGACGTTGAACAAGTTAATCCCAGTGAGGTGATTAATTGGGCAAGCATTAAAGCCGAATCTCGCGCTGATTATAGTTTTATTGATGCTGCGGGTTGGGATGCAATTTGGAGTAATTTAACGGCGGCTGTGGGGACAACTGCTGCACAGTTTCAAGCTGTGATGACAGAAAATGCCAATTATCTCAGTCAATTAGGGCAACCAACTAATGATTTAACTCGCTTATTTGCTTTTGAATGGAAACAAGCGGTTAACACTCTCACCAATGTCGATTTACTCAGCACAACGGATGTTGTAGATGCTGCACCAGGATTATCTTTAACCTTTAATCGCACTTTCCATCAGTCTATTGCTGAACGTTATAACTTAGGAACATTAGGACGAGGTTGGTCTAGTCAGTGGGATTTACGCGCTACAACGGATAGCCAGGGAGATGTTGTTATTCGTAGTGTAGGGGATTTACAGCGCCTTTTTGAAAAGCAAACTGATGGCACTTATCTAGAAGATGGAGGCGCAACTTTAACTATTGTTAGTGGACAATATCGCTTAAAAGAAATCAATGGCTTAGTTTCGCTGTTTGGGACTGATGGCAAGCTCAGTTACGTTGAAGAGACAAATGGTAATCGGATTACACTGCAATATACTAATAATCTGCTAACGAAATTGGTTCACACCAATGGAGACAGTTTAACCCTCGCTTACAATGCCCAAGGGCGCATTAGCCAGATTACCGACTCTACAGCACAATTTACCAGTTACAGTTATGATGCTACAGGGGAAAGGCTGCTTTCTGTAACTACAACCGATGGAACAACTACCTATACCTACGATACGGGTAGTGTAGCTGCAAAAAAATATTCTCTGCTGTCGGTAACGTCAGATTTAGGTTATCAACGTACTTTTGAATATGATAACCAAGGTCGTTTAACTAAGGAATTTAGCAACGGACAAACCGAAGCTTTGACCTATAGTTACGACAATACGGGCGGTGTGACTATTACCGATAGTACAGGTGCGTCTCAAACTATCTTGCTAGATGACCGAGGTAATGGTGGACAAATTCGGGGCGTTAATAACCAAAATCTTCTATTTAGTTATGATGCTGACGGCAATTTAACCAGTGCAACGCTTCCTAATGGCAGTCAGCCTAGCTACAGTTACGACGCTAACGGGAATTTAACCACACAGACAAATTTACTCGGTCAAGACGTTACATTTACCTACGATGCAACTTTTAATCAACTGACAGGTTTTACAGACCCTAAAGGTAATGGTGTTAGTTATAGCTACGACACCAAAGGCAATCTTAACAAAATCACATACCCAGATGGTAGTTTCCAACAATTGAGCGTCGATGCGTTGGGAAATATTACCAGTGCTGTCAACCGTCGTGGGAATACGATTCAATATACCTACAGCACCAGTGGACTGCTAACTAAAAAACAATTCACAGATGGTTCTAACGTTAGCTATAGCTATGACACCAAGGGAAATCTTACCAGTGTCACCGATGCAACGGGAATGATTACGATGCAGTATGATACTGCAAATCAGCTTACTAAAATTACCTATCCTACAGGACGTTCGTTAACCTATACCTACAATGCTGATGGTCAACGCACTAAGCTAGTATCTCAAGATGGTTATACAGTTAACTACGGTTATGATACTGTTGGACGTTTAAAAACTTTAACTAATGCTACAGGACAAAGCATTATCAGCTATGACTACGATAATGCAGGTCGTTTGACCAAGGAAACCAACGGCAACGGGACTTATACAACTTATGAATATGACCAACAAAGTCAGTTAATTCGTTTAAGCAACTACAAAGCAGACAATACAGTTAACTCCAAGTTTGAGTATGCCTACGATAATTTAGGTCGGCGTACCAGCATGACCACATTGGAAGGAACTTTTCAATATGGTTATGATGCAACGGGGCAATTAACTTCTGTAGTTACGCCTACTAATCGCACAATTAACTATCAATATGATGCGGCGGGAAATCGCCTTGGGGTTACAGATAGTGGTGCTACTACCGACTACACCACCAACGATCTCAATCAATATATTAATTTTGGTAATGCGGGTTATACCTACGACAAAGATGGTAATTTGATTGGGAAAATTGAAGGAGGGCAGACTTCTACTTATACTTATGATGTAGAAAATCGCTTAGTTAAAGTAGTTAGTCCTCAAGGAACTTGGGAATATCAATATGATGGTTTAGGAAACCGCGTTGCGACTGTTTTAAATGGTCAACGTACAGAATATTTACTCGATCCGACTGGTTTAGGGGATATTGTTGGAGAATATAACGGTAGTACCTTAGTTGCTAACTATACTCATGGGATTGGGTTAGTTAGTCGGGTCAATGGTAGCAATAGTAATTATTATGATGCCGATGCGATCGGGTCAACGATTGGGTTAACTGCAAGTGATGGAAGTTATGTTAACCGCTACAGTTATTTACCTTTTGGCGAAGATTTAACTAAGGTTGAAGGTGTTGCTAACCCCTTTGAGTATGTTGGGCAATGGGGGGTGATGGATGAAGGCAATGGACTCGATTTCATGCGGGCAAGGTTTTATGATACTGGTTTAGGGAGGTTTACAAGTGTTGATCCGATCGGATTGAATGGTGAGGATACGAATTTTTATAGGTATGTAGAGAATAATCCTGTATCTTTTGCTGATCCAGAAGGTCTTTGGATTTCTGTCGCTGTAAGAATTGGATCAGCAGCATTAAAATTAGCCCAACCACTTGGCAGGAATATCACAAAGGCTGCAAAAGAGCTTAACCGAAACAAAGATACTTTATCAAAAAACGAAAAAATAGCTGAGGAGATTGCTAGAAAAGCAGGAGGAGGTAAAAAACCAATCCATCATGATCCTCATCAACCAGGGCAAAGACCGCATTTCCATCCAGCAGATCCAAAAAATCCCGCGAAACAAGACCCCAACAAAGGACATTCATTCTATAATATATTCCCATTTATCCCCTTACTACCAAAACCACCCGAAGACCCCACCCCTCCCAACACACCAACCCCCGGAGGTGGCACCTATAACGATCCGCATCTACAAACCCTCGACGGATTAGGCTACGATTTCCAAACCGTAGGCGAATTTACCCTCGTTAAATCCACCACCGATGACTTTGAAATCCAAACCCGCCAACAACCTTGGGGCGGAAGTACCAGCGCATCCGCTAATACTGCCATTGCAATTAAAAGTGGCGATCAACGCATTGCAATTTATGCCAACCAAACCAACCCTGTAATAATTAACGGTACTGCTGTCACCATTCCCGAAGGTGGACTATATGCAGTCGGACAAAACCTAATTATTCGACAAGGCAGCCAATACAGTATAATTACCCCCAACAATGACCTCATTCTCGTTAGTAATCGGGGTACTTGGCTAAATATTAACCTTGGTCTAGCCGATGATCGTCAAGGTAAAGTCATTGGACTCCTAGGCAACAATAACGGTTCTACTAACGATGACTTTGCCCTACGTAACGGGACAGTAATTGGCAGTGCTATCTCTAACCAACAACTATACGGCGACTATGCCAACAGTTGGCGCATCACCCAACCTACCTCTCTGTTTGACTATGCTGCGGGAACAAGTACCGCCACCTTTACCGACCTATCCTTCCCCAGCAATATCATCACCTCAGCCACCCTTACTCCAGAACAACGCGCCGCCGCCGAAGAAATAGCCCGCAATGCAGGGATTACTGACCCCGATGTGCTAGAAGATGTCATCCTTGATATTTTTATCAGCAATGGTAACACTGACTTAATCCAAGGAGCGATCGACCAACAACGGATAGAAACCGTCACCGCACCCAACACTCTCATCAACCCCGACGGTACAGGAACGCAACACTGGTTAAGTGCTAATGCCATCATTCCTTATACTATCCGCTTCAGCAACAATGCTGCCCAAGGAACTACACCAGTTGCCCAAGTCAGCATCACTCAACAACTCGACTCCGACCTCGACCTCAACACCTTTACGCTCAATGACTTTGGCTTTGGAGATATCACAGTTGATGTTCCCACAGGCTTACAAAATTACAGCCAACGCCTCGACCTCCGTACCACCAAAGGAGTTTTTGTCGATGTCAACGCTGGGCTAAACGCTTCTACAGGTGTCGTAACTTGGACATTTACCGCCATTGACCCCACCACAGGCAACCCCGCTAATAGCACCACTCAGGGTTTCTTACCGCCCAACGATCAAAACGATGCCGGACAGGGTTTTGTCGGCTACACTATTCAACCCAAAGCTAACAGCATCACTAGCGCCCGTATTGATGCCCAAGCCAATATTACCTTTAACAGCCAAACACCCATCCAAACCACCCCCGTCTTTAACACCCTTGATGGGGACGCGCCTACCAGTAAGGTAAATGCTTTATCAGCCAATAGTAATCCTAACTTTACGGTTTCTTGGGCAGGCAGTGACACGGGCAGTGGTATTGCTGCTTACGATATTTTTGTCTCCACTGATGGTGGTCAATATACCCTGTGGAAAGACGATATTACTGGCATTTCAGCAACTTATACAGGTCAAGCAGGACACGCCTACGGCTTCTATAGCGTAGCCACCGATAATTTGGGTCTAACCGAAATTGCTCCCACTCAAGCCGATACTGTGACAACTGTAGGGACTACTCAAGCTGGTGTAATTGCTTTTAGCGCGATCAGCTATAGCATAAATGAAAACGGAACTGCAACTACTCCGATCGCCCTCACCCGTACCAATGGAAGTGTTGGAGCCGTTAGCGTTACTTTGACCCCGATTAATGGCACTGCCACATCACCTAGTGACTACAATAATAGTCCTATTGTCGTTAACTTTGCTGATGGAGAAACGATCAAAACCGTTAACATTCCCATCGCTAACGACACTGTATATGAAGCTAACGAAACCATCAAACTAACTTTAAGTAATCCCACAGGTGGCGCAACTTTAGGTACAACAAAGAACGCCACACTTACTATTACTGATAACGACACTCAACCCGTGATTAGCCTTAGTGCCAATCAAAGTATTCTAGAAGGGTTGACAACTCCCCAAAATGTTAGTTACACGGTAAGTTTATCTAACCCCAGTAGCCAAATTATTACTGTTAATTACGCGACTGCCAATGGAACTGCCCAAGCTGGATCTGATTATACTAATACAACAGGAACCTTAACCTTTAGTCCTGGTGTTACCAGTCAAATCATTAACATTCCTATCCTCAACGATGCGGTTAATGAGACAGATGAGGTTTTTACCTTAACACTGACAAATCCCACAAATGCTACTTTAGCATCGACAGTAGTAGTCACCACAACTATCAGCGATACCCTCTCTGCTTCAACTACCACAACACTCCCCGAAAATCTAGAAAACCTGGCTCTCACGGGAACAGCAGCAATAAACGGGACTGGAAATGCAGGTAATAACGTTCTGACAGGTAATAATGCCAACAATACCTTGAGCGGTCAGGCAGGAAACGATACACTCGACGGTGGAGGTGGTGTTGATAAGTTGATTGGTGGGTTGGGTGATGATAATTATATTGTGGATACAACCACCGATACGATTACAGAATTAGCCAATCAAGGAATAGACACGATTCAATCGAGTGTTACGTATAGCATTGCACCCTTTGTTAATATTGAAAACTTGACTCTAACAGGGATAGATGCGATCGCGGCTACAGGTAACTCAGGTAATAATGTTTTCATCGGTAATAGTGGCAATAATACCCTCACAGGTGATTCTGGAAGCGATCAACTCAACGGTGGTTTAGGTATTGATACCTTAATTGGTGGGTTAGGTGATGACGCTTATATCGTCGATACTACTACTGATACGATTAATGAAATTGCATCTCAAGGAACCGATACGGTTCAATCTAGTGTCACATTTAGTATTGCTAATCTGGGCAATATAGAAAATCTTACCTTAACCGGAAATAGCGCGATCGCAGGTACAGGTAATTCCGGTAATAATGTCCTGACAGGAAACGCTGGCAATAATACTCTAGATGGCAATACAGGTGTTGATACCTTAATTGGTGGGTTAGGCAACGATATTTATGTTGTTGATACAACCACTGATACGATTACAGAACAGAATAACGAAGGAACCGATGCGGTCAAATCCAGTGTCAGCTATAACTTAGCTACTATGGCTAATGTAGAAAATCTGACTTTAACTGGAAATAGCCCACTTAACGCTACAGGTAGCACAGGCAATAACGTTCTCATCGGTAACAGTGGCAATAACACCCTAAATGGCGATGTTGGAAACGATAATCTTAATGGTGGCGCAGGTGTTGATACCTTAATTGGTGGGTTAGGCAACGATATTTATGTTGTTGATACAACCACTGATACGATTACAGAACAGAATAACGAAGGAACCGATACGGTTCAATCTAGTGTCACCTTTAGTATTGCTAGTCTCACCAATATCGAAAATCTCACCTTAACCGGAACTACTGCGAATAACGGCACAGGCAATACAGGTAATAACGTTCTCATCGGTAATAGTAGCAATAATACCCTAAATGGCAATACTGGAAACGATACCCTCAATGGTGGTGCAGGCGTTGATGCCTTAATTGGTGGGTTAGGTGATGACACTTATGCTGTCGATACTACTACTGATACGATTAATGAAATTTCAGGTCAAGGAACAGATACAGTAAAATCCAGTGTCACATATAGCATTGCTACTCTCACTAATGTAGAAAATCTTTCCTTAACTGGAATAGAGGCTATTAATGGAACAGGTAATGCAGGCAATAACGTTATTACTGGTAACAGTGCTAACAATACTATCAATGGTGGTGCAGGCGTTGATACTTTAATTGGCGGGTTAGGTGATGACACTTACATTGTTGATAGCACAACCGATATAATTACGGAACCTGCTAATCAAGGCATAGATATAGTAAGATCCAGTGCTAACTTTAGCATTGCTACTCTTACCAATCTAGAAAACCTAACTTTAACTGGAACAACTGCTACTAACGCAACAGGAAATGCAGGTAATAATGTCCTGACTGGCAATAGTGCGTCGAATACTCTCACAGGCAATGCTGGAAACGATACCCTTACTGGCGCGACTGGTATTGATACTCTAATTGGTGGGTTTGGCGATGACACTTACATTGTTGATACTACAACTGATACCATTACCGAAGCGGCTAACCAAGGACTTGATACAGTTCAATCTAATGTCACATATAGCCTTGCCAATCTTACCGATACCGAAAACATCACCTTAACCGGGACTACTGCGATTAACGGTACAGGCAATGCAGGTAATAACGTCCTCACTGGCAATAGTACTAATAATACTCTCACAGGCGATGCTGGAAATGATACCCTCACTGGCAACGCGGGTGTTGATACTCTAATTGGCGGGTTAGGCGATGATGTTTATGTTGTTGATAGCACAACAGATACCATTACCGAAGTTGCCACTCAAGGAGCAGATACAGTTCAATCTCGTGTCACCTATAGTTTGGGTACTATGGCTGATGTGGAAAACCTAACTCTGACTGGGACGGCAGCAATTAACGGAACAGGTAATACAGGTAATAACGTTATAACTGGCAATAGTGCTAATAATACCCTCAAAAGTGATGCTGGTGACGATACCCTAAGTGGCGATGCTGGCAATGACATCTTGTATGCAGAAACTGGCAATGATTGGTTGATTGGCGGTTTGGGTAACGATATTCTTGATGGTGGTGCAGATACAGATACTTTTGCTTGGGATGCAACTGCTTTAAATAGTAGCGATGTTGTCGCTGGTGGGGTAGATACCTTGCTGAATCCAGCGGGCGATCGCCTCAATTTTACAAGTAATGTAGAAAACTTGTTAAATATTGGTGGACTTTCACTTGCTTCCCTTACTGCTGATACAACTTTAACTAATACTGCAACTAGCAACATTAGTTTCGGTACAGGTAATTCAGTGCGCTTTGTCAATAGTATATTACAACTCGATCTGGATGGTAATGGCAGTTTCAGTGCTGCTAGTGACTTCCAAATTAAGCTTAACGGTGTTAACAGTCTTATCTATAATGCTGCTGTTGATTATTTTATCGCTATTTAG